The sequence below is a genomic window from Acidobacteriota bacterium.
CGGTCGTCTGTCGTTAGTAGTCGGGGAAGGAATCGAACCTTCAACATCCGGTTTGTAGGACCGGCGCCATACCATTAGGCCACCCGACCAGAAAGAGCCTGGGAGCGCTGGCATCCTTGACTGCTTCTGTTTCGTTACTCCTCGCGCCAAACGGGCAGACAAGGATGCCTGCGCTCCCAGAGAGCCTCGTGTGAGAGTCGAACTCACGCTATCGGTTTGGAAGACCGAGGTCATAGCCGCTAGACCAACGAGGCTTGAGGTTCATAGTTCAAGCTTCAGCTTGCCCACGCACTGTGCAGCCTGAAGGCGGAACTCTGAACTTGCATATGGTTTAGAGTTCAAGCTTCAGCTTGCCCGTGCCCGCAGCCTGAACTCTGAACTTCTCGAGAGCTTCGTGCTGGATTCGAACCAGCGCTGCCGGTTTACAGGACCGGAGTCATAACCAACTAGACCAACGAAGCGCAGTGACTCCGGCGAGACTCGAACTCGCGCCCTTCGCTTTCGGAGAGCGACGCTCTTGATCCATCTGAGCTACGGAGCCGTATTCAAAAGCGCGGACGGCAGGACTCGAACCCGCATAGACTTGTTCCGAAGACAAGCGCCTGATCCATTCGGCCACGTCCGCAAGCTGCGAAGCCAGGGGTCGAACCTGGAGTCTCTCGGGTCAAAGCCGAGCGTGTTGCCAGTTACACCACTTCGCACCACTTCGCAAATATTGGTGGTTGGGGCCGGATTCGAACCGGCTTCCTCTGGAGCTTCACACCAGCGCTCTTCCTAATGAGCTTCCCAACCCTGATTCGAGGATTGAAGATCGAGGATGGACGATCGAGCATGGGTCTCGGGCAATCTTCCATCCTCCATCTTCTATCCTCGATCCTCAATCCTCTATCCTCCATCCTCAGTTTTCGGCATGGAACGGCAGCGCGGATCACGGCCGCCAGTTCCACACTGCTTCATTGCCGGACATCTCCGGCAAGTAAACTCCATCCACCTTGTCGCGCCGGACGAACTTCGCCAGGAAGTCGACCTCATTGCGACGCTCGCTTCCGCGGCCTTCGTTCGCCAACCGATTTCGCTCGACGCGCCACACAGCGCCTTCCACCTTATCCAGCGCGCCGTGAAACCCGAACTCACCGAGCCGCAGCAGGGCTCTCTCGATGCTCAGCGGCCCTCCCCGGTGGATCACCGCCGGCGTGATGAACCCGGCGGAATTGACCCGCGACACCAGTTCGTCGTAGATCGCGCGGCGGCTCCCAGTCATCAAGTCAAACGCGACGAATGGCTCGTGCCTCAACGAGTAGCGAGTGCCATGTGCTTGCATCAGCCATTCACCGCACAGACGCTCGCCGTCTTGCAGCACGAGCATGAAGCGGTCTTGATTCGCGTAAACCCACTCTGCGAATCTCCAGTGCTGTTCGTAAGGCGAACTGCCGGCCAGGTAGCCCGCCCGCGACAGCGGAAAAAGCATTCCATCAAGCCTCGCAACCGCGACGTTCGATCCATCCAGCTTCTCTTGAACGATGACCACGTCGTGGCGGTCACGAGGCTTCTCAGTCGCGATGCGCTTCTGACCCTCGTGGCACTTGTGATCGCCGGGGCCCATTCGCGAGCCGGGCAGATGCGCGATGTGACCGTAGCTCTTACCGCCAAGCGGCTTTCTGTTTTCTAAGTTCATCGCTGCGTCTCCCTCCCCCTAATGAGCTTCCCAACCGTGATCGAGAATCGAGGA
It includes:
- a CDS encoding RNA ligase family protein — translated: MNLENRKPLGGKSYGHIAHLPGSRMGPGDHKCHEGQKRIATEKPRDRHDVVIVQEKLDGSNVAVARLDGMLFPLSRAGYLAGSSPYEQHWRFAEWVYANQDRFMLVLQDGERLCGEWLMQAHGTRYSLRHEPFVAFDLMTGSRRAIYDELVSRVNSAGFITPAVIHRGGPLSIERALLRLGEFGFHGALDKVEGAVWRVERNRLANEGRGSERRNEVDFLAKFVRRDKVDGVYLPEMSGNEAVWNWRP